Proteins from a single region of Budorcas taxicolor isolate Tak-1 chromosome 11, Takin1.1, whole genome shotgun sequence:
- the CRAT gene encoding carnitine O-acetyltransferase has translation MLAFAARTVVKPLGLLKPSSLMKVSSRFKAHQDSLPRLPVPPLQQTLDHYLKALQPIVSEEEWAQTKQLVEEFQTAGGVGERLQKGLERRARKMENWLSDWWLKTAYLQYRQPLVIYSSPGVMLPKQDFVDRQGQLRFAAKLIEGVLDFKAMIDNETLPVEYLGGKPLCMNQYYQILSSCRVPGPKQDLVTKFSRTKKPPMHITVVHNYQFFELDVYHSDGTPLTSDQIFTQLEKVWNSSLQTNKEPVGILTSNHRNSWAKAYSTLIKDKVNRESVHSIQRSIFTVCLDAPMPRVSEDTYRSQVAGQMLHGGGSKLNSGNRWFDKTLQFIVAEDGACGLVYEHAAAEGPPIVSLLDHVIEFTKRPELVRSPMVPLPMPKKLRFNITPEIKSDIEKAKQNLSIMIQDLDITVMVFHHFGKDFPKSEKLSPDAFIQMALQLAYYRIYGQACATYESASLRMFHLGRTDTIRSASMDSLTFVKAMDDPNVTEHKKVELLRKAVQAHRAYTDRAIRGEAFDRHLLGLKLQAIEDLVSMPDIFMDTSYAIAMHFNLSTSQVPAKTDCVMFFGPVVPDGYGVCYNPMETHINFSVSAYNSCAETNAVHLAHYLEKALLDMRALLQSHPRAKL, from the exons GTGAAGCCCCTGGGCCTCCTCAAGCCCTCCTCCTTGATGAAGGTTTCCAGTCGCTTTAAGGCACACCAGGACTCGCTCCCCCGGCTGCCTGTGCCCCCGCTCCAGCAGACCCTGGACCATTATCTCAAGGCGCTGCAGCCCATCGTGAGCGAGGAGGAATGGGCCCAAACCAAGCAGCTGGTGGAAGAGTTCCAGACAGCAGGTGGCGTGGGGGAGCGCCTGCAGAAGGGGCTGGAGCGCAGGGCCAGGAAGATGGAGAACTGG CTGTCCGACTGGTGGCTCAAAACAGCCTACCTCCAGTACCGCCAGCCCCTGGTCATCTACTCCAGCCCTGGTGTGATGCTGCCGAAGCAGGACTTTGTGGATCGGCAGGGCCAGCTCCG GTTCGCTGCCAAATTAATCGAGGGCGTGTTGGATTTCAAGGCCATGATTGACAA CGAGACCCTGCCCGTGGAGTACCTGGGGGGCAAGCCACTGTGCATGAACCAGTACTATCAGATCCTATCGTCCTGCCGTGTGCCAGGCCCCAAGCAGGATTTGGTCACCAAGTTCAGCAGGACCAAGAAGCCGCCTATGCACATCACCGTGGTGCATAACTACCAA TTTTTTGAGTTGGATGTGTACCACAGCGATGGgacacccctgacctcggatcaGATCTTCACACAGCTGGAGAAGGTCTGGAACTCGTCACTGCAAACCAACAAGGAGCCCGTGGGCATCCTCACCTCCAACCACCGTAACTCCTGGGCCAAGGCCTACAGCACCCTCATCAAAG ACAAGGTGAACCGGGAGTCAGTGCACTCCATCCAGAGGAGTATTTTCACCGTGTGCCTGGACGCACCCATGCCTCGGGTCTCGGAAGACACGTACCGCAGCCAGGTGGCGGGCCAGATGCTGCACGGGGGCGGCAGCAAGCTCAACAGTGGCAACCGCTGGTTCGACAAGACACTGCAG TTCATCGTGGCCGAAGACGGTGCCTGTGGGCTCGTCTACGAGCATGCGGCGGCCGAGGGACCCCCCATCGTCTCCCTCTTGGACCACGTCATTGAGTTCAC GAAGAGGCCAGAACTCGTGCGGTCTCCCATGGTTCCCCTGCCCATGCCGAAGAAGCTGCGGTTCAACATCACGCCTGAGATCAAGAGCGACATTGAGAAGGCCAAGCAGAACCTCAGCAT catgaTCCAGGACCTGGACATCACGGTAATGGTGTTCCACCACTTTGGAAAGGACTTCCCCAAATCGGAAAAGCTGAGCCCGGATGCCTTCATCCAGATGGCACTGCAGCTGGCCTACTACAG GATCTACGGGCAGGCCTGCGCCACCTACGAAAGCGCCTCTCTGCGCATGTTCCACCTGGGCCGGACCGATACCATCCGCTCAGCTTCCATGGACTCGCTGACCTTCGTCAAGGCCATGGATGATCCCAATGTAACG GAGCACAAGAAGGTGGAGCTGCTGCGGAAGGCCGTGCAGGCCCACCGAGCCTACACCGACCGG GCCATCCGTGGGGAGGCCTTTGACCGGCACCTGCTGGGCCTGAAGCTTCAGGCCATCGAAGACCTAGTGAGTATGCCCGACATCTTCATGGACACCTCCTACGCCATCGCCATGCACTTCAACCTTTCCACCAGCCAG GTCCCTGCCAAGACAGACTGTGTCATGTTCTTTGGGCCCGTGGTGCCAGACGGCTATGGCGTCTGCTATAACCCCATGGAGACACACATCAACTTCTCCGTGTCAGCCTACAACAGCTGTGCCGAGACCAATGCAGTCCACCTGGCGCACTATCTGGAGAAGGCACTCCTGGACATGCGGGCTCTGCTCCAGAGCCACCCCCGGGCCAAGCTCTGA